In one Cercospora beticola chromosome 1, complete sequence genomic region, the following are encoded:
- a CDS encoding uncharacterized protein (MEROPS:MER0045469), which produces MAEATYSFTIPSAHDDTNLECRIYHPRNLQDLLISNDSKPRIAIVAHPYAPLGGTYDDPVVLSLAECLLRESYITVTFNFRQVQGAGKSAGKTSWTGRPEVDDYASVVGLAIYYFSNICTPPGPDILSAKHASLDPSSLYRDHATSNGPLELLLAGYSFGSLILSRLPGVPAILQRFETAERGTAASEIFMRARTLAKQTKQSIEVAQSPTSPKTVRGRRPRHDDSPTKLQSSVVVGGDELDASERRRSRDSRTSVDVMRDMPHNIKHHMRRHSGHSRRPSLERESNTPASTSKLAGGKPGPEIAVRYLMISPVLVPFSTTLLSPGLPFTEGSSNDGETGVLGLKHPTLIVFGAGDTFTASKKLRLWAEKLQKDSPEKKVHWAQIDGAGHFWRERGVMKALRSEVQAWLKSDARPETGQMQ; this is translated from the exons ATGGCAGAAGCAACATACTCGTTCACGATCCCGTCTGCGCACGACGATACCAACCTTGAATGTCGCATCTACCATCCACGCAACCTCCAAGATCTCCTCATAAGCAATGATTCCAAACCTCGGATTGCAATTGTAGCACATCCTTATGCACCCTTGGGAGGCACATACGATGACCCAGTCGTGCTATCCCTCGCCGAATGCCTCCTTCGGGAAAGCTACATCACCGTAACTTTCAATTTCAGGCAAGTGCA AGGCGCAGGAAAATCAGCAGGAAAGACATCATGGACGGGCAGACCAGAAGTAGACGACTACGCATCCGTCGTCGGGCTTGCAATTTACTACTTCAGCAACATTTGCACGCCTCCTGGGCCCGACATACTATCTGCTAAACACGCAAGCCTCGATCCCAGCTCCCTCTACAGAGACCACGCGACCTCAAACGGCCCCCTCGAGCTATTGCTCGCGGGCTATTCCTTCGGCTCGTTGATCCTGTCTCGCCTGCCAGGCGTGCCCGCGATCTTGCAGCGCTTCGAGACCGCAGAAAGAGGCACTGCAGCTTCCGAAATCTTCATGCGGGCTCGAACGCTTGCAAAACAAACCAAGCAATCGATTGAGGTCGCTCAGAGTCCGACTTCGCCAAAAACAGTCCGTGGTCGACGACCTCGCCATGACGACTCTCCGACAAAATTGCAATCCTCGGTGGTTGTTGGAGGTGACGAGCTTGACGCATCAGAGCGTCGACGAAGCCGCGATTCGCGCACAAGCGTAGACGTGATGCGAGATATGCCGCATAACATCAAGCACCACATGCGTAGGCATAGCGGGCATTCCCGAAGACCCTCCTTGGAACGAGAGAGCAATACACCGGCAAGCACTTCTAAGCTCGCTGGCGGCAAGCCAGGACCAGAAATCGCAGTACGCTACCTGATGATCAGTCCCGTACTCGTGCCGTTCTCGACTACACTGCTGTCGCCTGGTCTACCGTTCACTGAGGGTAGCTCTAACGATGGGGAGACGGGCGTCTTGGGCTTAAAACATCCGACCTTGATCGTATTCGGAGCTGGTGACACTTTTACGGCAAGCAAAAAGCTTCGTTTGTGGGCAGAGAAGCTCCAGAAGGATTCGCCAGAGAAGAAGGTCCACTGGGCACAAATCGATGGTGCAGGTCACTTCTGGCGTGAACGTGGAGTCATGAAAGCTTTGCGGTCCGAAGTCCAAGCATGGCTGAAGAGTGATGCTCGTCCAGAGACGGGTCAGATGCAGTGA
- a CDS encoding uncharacterized protein (BUSCO:EOG09262J7K): protein MCTVGPLSHGRSAAGGINSQQQLSLSIPTQRDCRETCTCCVALPTMPLPFHSHSNSQAKHTAGEGIFQAASSLGAVGLGANLQRLASGTTSAGTDIFADPPPPSHASANDSLRDDHDMAVQSGRVAGASDQQPAAPLSAPGSTIPPDSSHLQSFTTPRRAHERAPSLQNYLPSQYSATSTPSFAVQQATPNQGFQASSVIPSNASSSAALPGALQPAGGSRSTASSAYTASPTTSTMQSQPLQNNASQYSQPPSRSNTLHSHSRSSPSVGTLDGSSKYIPFNQTPAQTPVTSNPKAFNLSNAQTPQSGAGPSHSPLNLTDIRSRAISDANEGPQGTAFFSYSEQPTNSNYLAPFPTYAFDWCKWPVQGGSGAGKIAVGSYLEDPHNFIQILDTHITPQDVNGPGQAPYGIEYSKVAEATCAYPVTRILWEPPSSQKSSTDLLATSGDHLRLWSLPAPSTPHSSHINRSASTNIRDPAPQKLQPLALLSNSKTPEHTAPLTSLDWNTLSPKLIITSSIDTTCTIWDIPTLTAKTQLIAHDKEVFDVRFCAGSVDVFVSCGADGSVRMFDLRSLEHSTIIYEPAEKSDKSSSPSASSPSKSHMPAAPPLLRLAASPHDAHLLATFASDSNVIRILDVRQPGTALLELRGHQGNLNAIEWNPSRRGMLASGADDSMVLLWDLLNSQNQASVPALNGNGTEQSASTVKGPLANWRCEYEVANVSWAPQSQLTNQGGDWLGVCAGRGVWGVKI from the exons atgtGCACCGTCGGCCCACTCAGCCACGGACGATCAGCCGCTGGTGGCATCAATTCGCAGCAACAGCTATCTTTAAGCATTCCGACGCAGCGTGACTGTCGAGAGACATGCACATGCTGTGTCGCGCTGCCGACCATGCCCTTGCCCTTCCACTCGCACAGCAACTCGCAGGCGAAGCACACGGCCGGCGAGGGCATCTTCCAGGCCGCGTCGAGCTTGGGAGCCGTTGGGCTCGGGGCCAATCTGCAGCGACTCGCGAGCGGCACGACCAGCGCAGGAACCGACATTTTCGCTGACCCCCCGCCGCCCTCCCACGCCTCCGCCAACGACTCCCTCCGCGACGACCATGACATGGCGGTGCAGAGTGGCCGAGTAGCAGGCGCCTCCGACCAGCAGCCCGCAGCTCCCTTGTCCGCGCCGGGATCCACGATCCCGCCAGATTCGTCTCATCTGCAGTCCTTCACCACGCCGCGGCGCGCTCACGAACGCGCGCCCTCGCTGCAGAACTACCTGCCGTCTCAGTACTCGGCAACGTCCACGCCGTCCTTCGCCGTTCAGCAAGCCACGCCCAACCAAGGCTTCCAGGCGAGCAGCGTGATCCCCTCCAACGCCAGCTCGTCCGCTGCTCTCCCAGGCGCCCTGCAGCCGGCAGGCGGCTCGCGGTCGACTGCCTCCTCAGCGTACACGGCCTCGCCGACGACCTCGACCATGCAGTCCCAGCCGTTGCAGAACAATGCCTCGCAGTACTCGCAGCCCCCATCCCGCTCCAATACCCTGCACAGTCACTCGCGGAGCAGCCCCAGTGTGGGGACGCTGGACGGCTCCTCCAAGTACATTCCTTTCAATCAGACACCCGCTCAGACGCCGGTCACCTCCAATCCGAAGGCTTTCAATCTCTCCAATGCTCAGACGCCCCAATCGGGGGCGGGCCCCTCGCATAGCCCTCTGAACCTCACAGATATTCGGTCGCGGGCCATCTCCGACGCCAATGAGGGTCCCCAGGGCACCGCCTTCTTCAGCTACTCCGAGCAACCCACGAATTCGAACTATCTCGCTCCGTTCCCAACCTACGCGTTCGATTGGTGTAAGTGGCCAGTGCAAGGCGGCTCTGGGGCGGGCAAGATAGCGGTCGGCAGCTATTTGGAGGATCCACACAACTTCATACAGATATTGGACACGCACATTACACCTCAGGACGTCAACGGTCCCGGACAGGCGCCGTACGGCATAGAATACAGCAAAGTTGCAGAGGCCACATGCGCATATCCTGTAACGAGGATCCTTTGGGAGCCTCCAAGCTCGCAGAAGTCCAGTACAGATCTGTTGGCTACCAGTGGTGATCATCTGCGGCTGTGGTCCCTGCCAGCGCCCTCCACACCGCACTCTTCGCACATCAACAGAAGTGCGTCTACAAACATTCGAGACCCAGCGCCCCAGAAATTGCAACCGCTTGCTCTACTCTCTAACAGCAAGACTCCTGAGCACACCGCTCCTCTGACGTCCTTGGATTGGAATACGCTTTCTCCGAAGCTGATCATAACATCCTCAATCGATACCACATGTACCATATGGGATATTCCGACGCTTACAGCCAAGACGCAATTGATCGCTCACGACAAGGAAGTATTTGACGTGCGATTTTGTGCGGGTTCTGTGGATGTCTTTGTTTCTTGCGGTGCTGATGGCAGCGTTCGAATGTTTGATTTGAGAAGTCTGGAGCATTCGACCATCATTTACGAGCCCGCGGAGAAGAGTGACAAAT cctcctctccttcggcGTCCTCCCCATCGAAGTCTCACATGCCTGCAGCGCCTCCACTTCTCCGACTTGCCGCCTCGCCCCACGACGCCCATCTTTTGGCCACATTTGCTTCTGATAGCAACGTTATTCGAATTCTCGATGTCCGGCAACCAGGTACCGCGCTCCTGGAATTACGTGGCCACCAAGGCAACCTCAACGCGATTGAGTGGAATCCAAGTCGGAGAGGGATGCTCGCCTCTGGTGCAGATGACAGCATGGTCTTGTTGTGGGATTTGCTGAATTCGCAGAACCAAGCTTCCGTGCCTGCTTTGAACGGCAATGGCACCGAGCAGTCTGCGTCTACCGTGAAGGGACCATTGGCCAACTGGAGATGCGAATACGAAGTTGCGAACGTATCATGGGCCCCGCAGAGCCAGCTCACGAACCAAGGCGGCGATTGGCTGGGAGTCTGTGCTGGACGCGGTGTATGGGGTGTAAAGATATGA
- a CDS encoding uncharacterized protein (BUSCO:EOG092635DF): MDGNKTAADDDVPHELPSEPRSAITTRRLVILAFWAVVVLFGLPHWTWTTSIPRSSLPLEAMNAWAEGTACQLQYPMNIQLQAPSVMTSQQALALAANIETVLNAQKELPLHRFAVSTSNVTAHDSALTVILESDKASRVSLRSWEPVLDVKLDLQPPVNIGEVAPFIAQEITRVFWDESVSLEYLLRGTKFAQGGVSGQLDPFQQQRLDSRTTRAFKAAPSYHITFSLFTPGATPSAWSVDEALQAYVSPLLQSLSSISNFTIDTQVQLYASSSPSIAGPVYDDAKKAWILSASDLTGFVNAAEWPLNPSIGAGPTINFVLYVPAPDKSPLIIEDDAGTSWIIPQWGGIQIHNDQSRLSGELSLDDLRSDMVIFADQLTALLGVPQSPPSLSLKIASLTRERTTSLIQSASSTLGALSRLTLKLTSIAIPDSVATSVDETLNRLDLACDDLRQGRFQSALANARIAEQQVEGAFFSPSMISQVYFPEEHKVAVYVPLLGPMAVPLLMSGLKELRAFRQRKRKTA, encoded by the exons ATGGACGGGAACAAGACTGcagctgatgatgatgttccCCATGAGCTGCCGTCAGAGCCCCGCAGTGCGATAACGACACGACGTCTGGTCATACTCGCCTTCTGGGCTGTCGTAGTGCTCTTCGGGCTTCCGCACTGGACATGGACTACTTCGATACCCCGATCTTCGCTGCCGCTAGAGGCCATGAATGCGTGGGCAGAAGGAACT GCTTGCCAATTGCAGTATCCGATGAACATCCAACTGCAAGCTCCTAGCGTAATGACATCGCAGCAAGCCTTGGCACTTGCTGCGAACATCGAGACTGTGCTGAATGCACAAAAGGAGCTGCCTTTACATCGATTCGCCGTCTCTACTTCCAACGTGACAGCACACGACTCTGCATTGACAGTCATTCTCGAATCTGACAAGGCGTCGAGGGTGTCGCTGCGGTCATGGGAGCCGGTCTTAGATGTCAAGCTGGACCTTCAACCGCCAGTCAACATAGGCGAAGTCGCGCCGTTCATTGCGCAAGAGATAACTCGGGTGTTCTGGGATGAAAGTGTCTCACTCGAGTACCTGCTCAGAGGAACCAAATTCGCCCAGGGCGGAGTCTCCGGCCAACTTGATCCTTTTCAACAGCAAAGGCTGGACAGTCGTACCACGCGTGCATTCAAGGCTGCCCCGAGCTACCATATCACTTTCTCGTTGTTCACCCCAGGCGCGACCCCTTCGGCATGGTCAGTCGACGAAGCCTTGCAAGCATATGTTTCGCCTCTCCTACAGTCCCTATCATCGATCAGTAACTTCACCATCGATACACAAGTGCAACTATATGCTTCCTCCAGCCCATCGATAGCCGGACCTGTTTACGACGACGCCAAGAAAGCGTGGATCTTGAGTGCAAGTGATCTCACTGGCTTCGTGAACGCGGCTGAATGGCCACTGAACCCCAGTATTGGAGCTGGTCCAACAATCAATTTCGTGCTTTACGTCCCGGCCCCTGATAAGAGTCCTCTAATtatcgaagatgatgctggcACTAGTTGGATCATTCCTCAATGGGGCGGAATACAGATTCACAATGATCAAAGCAGATTGTCAGGCGAGCTCAGTCTTGACGACCTGCGATCGGACATGGTCATATTTGCAGACCAGCTAACAGCGCTCCTGGGTGTCCCGCAATCGCCACCTTCTCTGTCCCTGAAGATTGCCAGTCTGACCCGCGAGAGAACAACGTCGCTTATTCAGTCTGCCTCGTCGACGCTGGGTGCTCTTTCCAGGCTCACGCTCAAGCTCACATCCATTGCTATTCCGGACTCAGTCGCCACCTCAGTTGATGAAACACTTAATCGACTTGATTTGGCATGCGATGACTTGCGACAAGGCCGTTTCCAAAGTGCGTTGGCCAACGCTCGTATCGCTGAACAGCAGGTCGAAGGAGCGTTTTTCTCGCCAAGCATGATATCGCAGGTCTACTTCCCAGAAGAACATAAGGTCGCTGTCTATGTGCCTTTGCTTGGCCCAATGGCAGTACCGTTACTTATGTCTGGACTAAAGGAACTTCGTGCTTTTAGGCAGAGGAAACGGAAGACGGCGTAA